The genome window TCCTATTCAACACTATCATTATCGCATGTGAGGCACAAGATTCCTATTCCAATACTGTCATTATCGCATGTGAGAAAGAGATTCCTACAACACCAccattatcacatgtgagagtgagagagtcCAGTCCATTGTAATCACATGAGAAGAGTTTTTGTTTCACAACACCGAGGACTTCTTGTACGATCTTATACCATGTGAGTCCTACGTACACGATGACTAGGGTTGAGAGAGTATatatctcttgttttttttttcgctagaatgttcaaaatatattaatgaaaaaaatatgatacaaaaggaaaaagaaaccaacAAGGAGAAAGGCAAGGATCCTTACACGAtgacccaccttcggcattgccataaGCAGGAAAATCGCATGAAGGGACCCTAACccagaaaagaataaaatacaAGTTACATGAATCTGTATCTAGGATGATTGTTTGCGTCCATCTCGAGCTCCATGGACATCAAAGGGGGCCACAAAGTCACTGGAGCAGAAACATCATGCTATGCTGCCGTCTTCGCGAGAATGAATAAAACCTAAGAATTATTATGGTATCAACCACTCTCTAAAGGCCCATGCCTTCTTAAACTTATTGATCCTGGGACTCTCCAGCTCCCATGTTCTTTCCTCTTCCCTGGTCGCTCTCTCCCATCATCATGTCACCCGAATCTTCTCTTGAGTCGATGCCCCAAACTGGTGCCACGCCTCCCTCAACCAAGATGTCTTCCCCAGCTTTCTCTTCAGCACATAACTTTATATCATTGAAGCTCTCCTCCACCAACTTTCTATTCTGGAAAGCATAGCTTACCCCTTTCCTCAAGGGACAGAAGGTCTATGGTTACATCACCGGTGTAGTTCCACGCCCTACTGATCCTACTGCTGCATCTGACTAGGATGACCAAGACGCCCTTATCATGAGTCTCCTCATCCCTCCCTTTCAGATGAAGCACTTCCTCTTATCGTGGACAAGGCCACAAGCAAGGAAATTTGGGACTTCCTTACCTCCGCCTATGGTTCTGACTCTGACACACGTATTATGTCTCTCAACCTTAACCTTCAAGATCTTTCTCAACAACTTGATGAAAGAGTGGCAACTTTCATGCAACGTGCAAAAACTATCTCTAATCAAATCTCTATTGCTGGCTCTCCCTTGAAGCCCAATGATCTCTGTCTTCACATCCTTCGTGCTCTAAGCAAGGACCTACGGGAAATTGTCCCCATCCTCTTGGGACGTTCTAAACCATTGATGTACTCTGATTTACTTGGTGTTTTTTCCAGCCATGAATGCATGCTCAAAGCCTCTCAACGCCATACACCCTCACTGATAATGGTAACTTTACTGATCCTCCATCTGCTAATAATGTTCAATGAGACACCTCTTCCACCCCTGCCACAACTCAATCAAGCAATGGTGGACGTGGTGGTTGCAATGGTTGTGGTGGTCATGGTGGCCATGGATGTCGATCCGGTCGCGGTGGACTATGGTGCTCTATTTGCAACCGTACCACTCACAATGCTAACATCTGCTTTTACCGTACCCCCACCCCTAATGGATACACTCCCCATCCCTACCAAGGCTACCCACCGCCCGCCCCTACTGCCCACTACACCAATTATGCAAACCCACCTCCACTTCCCACACCCAACTACTCTCCCCTTTATCAACCATCCTCCTCACTGACTTGGTATCCAGACACTGGCGCTACCCATCATGTTACCCCTGACATTCATTCCCTCTCCTCCTATGATAGTTACAATGGCATAGATCAACTATAAATTGGCAATGGTAAGGGTCTCTCTATCTCTAACATTGGTACCTCCTCCctacctctctctttctcattctcGTTCTTTCAATTTATATGAAATTCTTCATGTTCCTGACATAACCAAATCTCTTTTATCTGTTCAACATTTTACTCATTTTAGCAAtgtcttttttgaatttcacccATCCCACTTTTTTGTGAAGGATCGGGTAACCAAGAAAATACCCCTATCTGGGCCGAGTATAGGGGACTCTATTCACTCTCCTCCCCTTTGTGTCTCCTCCAACTGCTCATCTCGCTGAAACCCTCTCTTTAGAACTTTGGCATCAACACCTAGGTCGTTCTCATGAAGGTCTTCTCAAATTTATGGTCCGTGATGACCAGTTTTCATGTCCATCTTTAAAGCTTAAAAATCTATGTATTGCTTGTCAATTAGGCAAAGCAAGTAAACTCTCTTTAGGTCTTACAAATTTTCGTAGTCTCTTTCTTTTGGATTTGGTgcatagtgatgtatgggggCCCTCCTCAGTTCCCTCTATTGATGGACGTCATTactttgttatttttgttgatgacaaTACCcgttttatttggttttatcctATTGTTTCCAAGTCTAATGTTTTTAGTGTCTTTTTCAAATTCCAAGCATTGGTTGAACGTCTGTTTTCCCGTAAACTGAAATCCATTCAAACGGATTAGGGAGGGGAATACGCTCCTTACCTCAGTTCTTTCATAAACTTGGAATCTCCCATCACCTATCATTCCTCACAACCATAAGCAACAAGGTTTTGTTGAGTATAGACATCGTCATATTGTCGAAACTGGACTTACTCTCCATCTCATGCATCAGTTCCCCAACGCTTTTGGCACTTTTCTTTTGAAACGACTATCTTTCTTATCAACTGTATGCCTGCTAAAGTCTCCCATTGAGTCATCCCACTCCAACTCGTTACCCACAGGGCACCTAATTATACCTTTCTCAAGGTATTTATATGTCAATGCTTCCCTTATCTCAGGCCTTGTAACTCCCACAAAATTGACTATCGCTCCACTCCATGTGTTTTCCTTGGTTACAATCCTTCACATGCTGGGTATCGTTGTTTAGACCTCTCCACCAACCGCACCTACATTGCACATCATGTCAGGTTTGATGAACATGTATTCCCCTTTGCCTCTCCACTGCCCTCCCCATCTCCACCACTTACATTGTCccccccacttccatgggcatCTACTCCCTTAAGGATtcctccaccacctccatcCCTTGCCCCACCATTAGGACTCTTAACAGTGCCACCATCACCACCTCCCATGGCCAACTCACCATCTCCATCATCCTCTCTCGCCCCCACTCCATCTCCCTACCATCTCCACCACCATGTACCCACCACATTCAGGATTTGTATAACTCCACTATCACCTCACCCAATATCCCACCCTCTTCTACCACtgcatcccttcccctcccTGGCCCCCATGACCCTAGCACCACCACTccctaccaccaccacctccccaTCAACCCACCAGAGTTCACCCCATGCAGCTTTGATCCCAAACCAAACCAGCCACCTCTGCTCATGCCCTAACCACAACCGCCCCTCTCCCCATTGAACCTACTTGTTTCTCTCAGGCAAATTAATAAGCATTATGAATGGCGCACAGCTATGGCTGAAGAATTCAGTGCCCTCATAAAAAATGGCACTTGGACACTAGTTCCACGTCTCCCTAGTATGAACTTGGTTGGCTGCAAATGGGTATATCGTATTAAAAGGAAAGCAAATGGTTATCTTGAAAAATACAAAGCCCGCTTGGTTGCCAAAGGGTTCCACCGACAACAGGGTATTGACTATATTGATACTTTTAGTCTTGTTGTCACCACCATTCGCTCTATCATGGCTATTGCAGTTTCCCAAGGGTGGTCTATTCGTCAAATTGGATGATCATAATGCATTCATTCATGGCCTATCAACAAAGGAGGTATATATGTCTCAGCCCCCAGGCTTTAAGGATCAACAACGGCCCAATCATGTCTGTCGTCTTCATCGCTCtctgtatggtttgaaacaagcccCACGAGCCTGGTTTCACAGGTTATCAACCTTCTTGGTTCAGTTGGGTTTTTCTGCATGTAAAACTGATCCATCATTATTCATTCATAGACAGGCCTCCACAGTTCTTTATATTCTGgcatatgttgatgatattataatTACAGGAAGTTCCACTACACAAATAACAGCCCTATTGCCAAAGTCGATACATTCAAGATCTCCTTCATCGAGTTGGTATGGATGATTGCAAACCAGTTCAGACACCTATGGCCACcactgcttcttcatcatcagggGGTGCTCTCATGACTGACCCCACCCCATATTGGTCTATCGTTGGTGCCCTATATTATGCCACCCTCATGcgccctgacattgccttcTATGTCAACTGTGCTTGCCAACATATGCATGAGCCAACTGAGGAGCACTGGGCTTTGGTGAAGAGGATCCTGCACTACATGAAGCATACCAGATTCCATGGCCTACTCCTTGAACGCTCTCCCAATGTCACCCTGCAGGCGTTCTCTGATGCAGATTGGGTAGGAAGCAGCCTTGATCGTCATTCCACAGGGGACTTTGCCATTTTTCTTGGCCCTAATCTTATCTCCTAGTCCTTCAAGAAATAGAAGACGGCTGCCCGTCCCTCTACAGAGGCTGAAAAAAATCATTTGCTGATGCTTTTGTAGAACTTATCTGGCTGGAATCTCTCTTTCAGGAACTAGGCTTCCCTCTTCGGGGTCCTCCCATCCTATGGTGTGATAACATTAGGGCCACTTATCTCTCAGCAAATCCTATTTTTCATGCACGTACAAAGGACGTTGAGATTGATTTTCACTTCATTCGTGAACGAGTTGCCAACAAATAACTCCTGGTATAGTTCATCTCAACCATTAACCAGCTTGCTGATGCTCTAACCAAGCCCCTCGCAATAGCTGATTTCCAGTTCCTCATGGACAAGTTGAAGGTCCGGTCTCCTCCacctccaacttgagggggtgtattggACGTTACACTCAGCGCACAAGACTCCTATTCAAACACTGTCATTATCGCATGTGAGGCACAAGACTCCTATTCCAATAATGTCATTATCGCATGTGAGAAAGAGACTCCTACTACAACTCCACCACTATCACATGTGAGATTTGAGAGAGTCCAGTCCATTGTAATCACATGAGAAGAGTTTCTGTTTCGCAACACCTAAGACATCTTGTACAATCTTATCCTATGTGAGTCTTAGGTACACGATGACTAGGGTTGAGAGAGCCTATATACGTCTCTTGTAAATCAAACTTTGAGAATGAATAAAACCTGAGAATTATTATTTTGTACCACCTTATTGGAAGGAGGGTAAAAGTGACTGACAATATAAGTTGATCTGAGATTGGTATCGATACCGATAGAGAATAACTAAAAGATAAATTGATTGGTTGGGGATTTGACATTGAAAGATGACAGCTTTTCCCCCTCCATTTTCCTTGGATAGGTGTCATACAATGAGTGTATTATGACGGTATTTAAGGTACTTGTCTCAGGACCTGATCTGGAATCAATAATGTTTCAGGGTTGGCATAGGGGTTGCGGAagaatttgattcttctccATCTGGTTGTACCctccaacacaaaagatggggGCTCGTTGAGGTAAGGGGTGGGATTATGTTTTTCTGTAGCGTGACAGAGTGTGTAGCGTACATCCAAAGAACGTGAACGTTCAGACACATAATCTAAGATGTTCAAATGCAGTCCAAAGTGTTTCTAGTAATTGCATGCACACTATAGGGCGTGTCACGTGACAAAGGATCCGGTCCAAAAGAGTGGGTTACACAGCATACAAGGACATGTTCATTAAAATTTAAGTATGGAATAGTTGAAATGAATTCTTCCAAAATAAGTGAAATAACTCGTTAACTATTTTAGAATTTCTGTtaaaattaatttcaatttcgTAGAAGTAAGTTGTAAAATCATATCAAACACCTTTCCGAATTGAAATTACTACTGAAATAATTCTTGAATTCACCTAAAACGTTTCCCCTCCTTGTCCTCATGTAAGGAGGACTCTAGCCCCTAGACATTATTATCCACAAAAATTGGGACCCATCATTATCTACCATGTGATAGGTATCAACACTGCATAAAGAAAGGTGTGAAGTGAACCGTGGTGAAAATTGTGCCCTATTTCTGTGCCGTGTATGGTTTCAAAATATGGCATTAGATCAGAATTAGATCGATCATTTTGgttgatactgatacttgacTGATCTTGTATCCACGCAACGATTCATGAAAAGGCTAAAATGTGTCCAAAAATTTGGTATAGATAAGCATCATTATGACAACAATAATATAGTATCTTTCTTGATAAATCTTAACAACAGCCAGCAAAATTGAGTGCCATAAAATGTCCATATTGTACCATTTAATACCAGAAAGGATGCATCAGGAACAGATAGCAGCTAGCCAATGCAGTTTAGTATGCAAGAGCAACAAACTTCCACAATCCTcaattcattttttgatggtATAGTTCACCTGAAATCGCATTTGTCAATGATTGAACAAATTAAGATTGAGGGAGGTGTAAACAAATGATGCATGAGAAAAGTGGTGTCTCAATAGTCATCAATGGTGCCTCTTCAGCTCGAGGAGGGCTAATTAGACTAATTACCTCAGCCTCATAAAGAATAAGTCTTTCAATAACCTTCAATACTGCCTTTTCAGCTTGGATGGACCTGCTTCATCCAAATCCTTTTCATGAAGAGCTCTCTTACCAGCCCTCAACATTGCCTTCTTCATTGAAGGGTGTGAACATTGTATTCGAAGAATAGGGAAGTCTTGTGTTTGCCGGATGGACCCATCATTTGATGTCAGTACATCATCAACAACATTAACCCATCTGAAGAAACCTGATACCCTAGGCATTTGCTGCTTTAACCCATCATTTATTATCCCTACTTCATCATCAACAGCATCTGACCATCTGAAGAAATCTGCTACCAACATAGCACTGGATTCTTGGTTAGGCATTTGCTGCTCTGAATCCTTGTTTTCGAACAACACCTTCCAAAGTTTCACATGGGCACCCATCTGATCACTACAGTAGTAGCCAGAATTTGAGTGCCTGAATATGAAGTCTATATCTACACTTAACTCCTCAATAGCATCATTGCATCCCAGCGGAAACCCAAACCAATCAAACCCTTTGAAATGGTGGATATAGATTATGTCTCGCTTAGTGAATTTGATGTCCTCAATTCTAATTGAATATCTACAGAAGGTCCTTTTTACTCCCCAACGGATATAAGCATTAACCCAAAGAGTGATGGTTAGTAGCTCTCCGGCCACAAATTTCGGCTGTTCCCACATTTTCCCAGATGTCAATGCAAAAACAACACACAGAATTGGCAAGGCTTGATAGATGTGATGATCATCAGCAGCAATTGAGTTACTTCCCtgaacactttggccaacattatCAATAAGTCTTCCCTGCATATATAATAGATGGAAGGCAAAAAGTCCCATCAAATCATTTAAAAACTAATTGGTGAATTTGCTATATATAAAGATCTatttaaaattaacaaatttagAGAAAGATTATGGACCTGCCCAAGTATCTTCCGTGTTGTCTCTGTTAGTTTGTGACAACCTGGTGCTTTCAACTGTTGCAAGGATTGTGTTCCTTCAAGGCCATGAATTTCCTCTAGATTTTCACAATTACAAATGCTTAATTTTCTCAAGCTTTTCAGGTTTGACAAATCTGATAATCTTACCAATGATCTACAATCATAAAGTAATAATTCCTTCAAACTTTCCAAATGTGATAGATCTGAAATTATTTGCAGGGAATTACACTTCTTTACTTCTAGATGAGTTAAAGAGGATGGAAGCTTTGGGATGGATTCAAGGTTCATGTAGCCTTCCAAATATAGAACCTGAAGCTGAGAAGGAAAACCACTCATGTTGATTAGGAGTGGTTGAAGCCTCTTGTAGTCTGTCTGATTATCTAGCTCCTCCATGCCCATCTTTAACACCTCTAAGCTCGAGATCagctttgaaaaatcatttggtAATTTTGCAATCATAGTATAATCCAGGTTCAAATAAAGCAGACTCCTCATTCTACCCATTGATGTCGGTAGCCTCACTAGCTTACAGCAATGTGAAACATCTAATTCCTTAAGCTTCTCTAACTGCCCAACACCATCAGGCAGTTCTTCGATATTTGTCCCACATATCAAAAACTTGACCAAATGTTTTAGAGCACCGATGGACATAGGCAACTTGTTGAATGACTCACAATTATTGAAAATAAGAATTTGGAGAGAAGCCATCTGACAAATATTATATGGGAGTTCCAAAAGGGAATTGCAACAAGACAGATCTAATCTTTTTAAGCACGGAAACCAAGAGAACAAGTTGGAAGAGACACAGAGATCCCAACAGTAACTAAGAATAAGAACCTTCAATTTTTGGAACAGCTGTCAAACAAAGAAATGATATAAAATATAACTCTCCATTTAAAATTTGATAataaacaagagaaaaaataaaatacaattgTACATACCTTATTCTTATTTTGAGGTGTATCATTCCAAGCAAGGTTGATGTTACTACTCGATAAGTCAAGATGAACTAATTCCTCATGATAAAAATTGGTTGATAGAATTTTCAGAGGGCAGCATTGCCAACGGAACCATCTTAATTGAGAAGGAAGATGCGAAAAATCCCCATTGAGATTATCACAACGATCGGAAACTTTGAGAAATCTTAAATTGGGCATCTTCGCAAAGTCTTCAAAGCTTAAATTGCACACTTCAAATGGAAGGAGGATACCTTCAGCCATTTGAGTTCCCTACAGTAGAAAAATCAtattcaaagaaaagaaaatttgatacacaaacatacaaaaaaaaacaaacaaagggCAATACCCCAGTGCTAGCCCTACTTCAGTTGATCCTAGTAGAGGTAGATTTAAGATCATCCTGACCTTTGCATTTTTACACAGTGAGGTTGCTTAGACTTGAACCATTATATATGCtggctggtttttttttttttccttttacatgAGTGATAGCCAGGCTATTAGTAATCAGTATTGGATCGGCTGATATGTATCGATATTGGTAGAGATCGATACTAATCCGACGATATCAattataatcattatttttcttatttttaaaccATTTTCGGAATCGGATGCAAGCCACAAGTCACTATGCTAATAGCTGTCAGACCCATCCGGATCAATAACGAAGGAGACCGATCCGATACTGATATGGTATGGATACCAATTACTAAATCACTGGTTACAGTTTATGTTAGGATTTAGTGATTATTCATAATTAAAagtaaacaagaaaaatgattatttataataaaaattgaacaagaAAAAGATGTCACTTACCATGCCTTTTTCAAATACTTTTAAGATCACATGATGAGACCACAATCTAGAACGTTTGGCAGGGTCCTTATGGCTCTCTTTTGACACAATTCttcttcccatgaattgaaTTTGATCATGCATCCTCAATCTCTGAAAATTATCAATCTTTAGGAGGTACTATTGAGTGCATTCTTTTATAGCTAATCTCGGACGCAACTCACAAGCTTCCCACATTGAAATTGTTTCTTCCATTTCCCATCCAATGAAATGGCATGCAATATCAAGAAATATGATTTTCACATAATCACTTAAATTATTATAACTTATCATCAACTTTGCAAAGACCTTGTCATCATAGCTTCTCATTGTCAGTCCAGAGACCTTGTTATCAAGGATATCTTTCAATCCTCCTAATGCATCTTCacattcttctttgtttttgtcaTACAGAAAAGACCCCAACACTTCTAGAGTTAGGGGTAACCCTTCAGCATAGCAAACAATTTGACGTGAAAGCTGCATAAACTTTTCAGGAGGTTTATTCTTTGAAAAAGCATGCAAACTTAAGagttgaagagaattttcaaaaTCCAGTCCGTCCGGATTGTATATTTGAATATCTTTATCAACTTTATGGGGATTCAAACTTTGGTCATCTCTAGTTGTTATGATGACCCTGCTTCCTTGACTAAACCAATTGCTTTCACCAGCCAATACATTAAGCTGTACAtgatcatccacatcatcaagaataaGTACTTTTTTTCCTTGAAGCAACTTTTCTGTCAAAGTTGATCCTTGAGAAACAATGCTCACATCGTGGCCCCTTTTCAAGATATCTTTAATAAGTCGATTTTGCAAGGACACTAAACCCTTATTTCCTTGTGATGCTTCTTCTCTCACATCTGTAAGAAAGCTACTCCCATCAAAGCTTTTAAAGATGCGATTATAGATGGATTTTGCAATAGTTGTTTTTCCGAGGCCACTCATGCCACATATTGCCACAAAGCGCACACCATCAGAACcaatatttaataaagaaagTACTTTATATATGTGGGAATCTATTCCAACAAGGTGTTTACATTCATCCAAGGGGGAGCTACGTAGTTCTCTCAAAACCTTTTGACCAATTAACTCGACTAAGATTGACTGATCCCTGCAATTTTCATATGTTAAAATGTAAATAATCACAACGATAAGTAACAATTTATAAATATCtagtacaaaaataaaaagacattaCTCAATCTTTTAAtggaattggaaaaaaaaattataaatgtaAGGCATTATTATGAGAATTAAACATTGGCAGAAACTGAGATATCCAACTTTGTCTACAAAGTCGAGGAAATGGTGggctgttaattttttttttttttttttttcctctcaaaacTAGTTATACATGTCATCAAAATAATGCACACCAAAGTAAAATGACGACCAAAATTGTTACCTTGTTCCTCCGCATGTAGAAAGGAATCTAAATCAATCTTTGATGGAGCAAACAGCATTGGTTTATTTTTTAGGATGAAAAGTGACAATTCTGAGATTATTAAATATGGTGAAAATACACAAGACAGTAGGGGTAACTACCGATGAGATAACAATACAGCATCTCTCTCTCGTGTGCAGATGGACGAGTCTTGGCTTGGGCAGGGGCTTGGCTTCACAGAGCCCAGGTGCAAAGTCATGGGACTGAGCCGAACCCAGTCGGCCCGGATTAGGGCGGCTGGGCCTGAGTTTTCTACATTACAGACGCAACTTTCATATTTCAATATGCAGCATACTTATTAGTCAACAGCTGATATAAGATGTACATACTACATTCTAACAAAATCACAGATTTATATTTAAtcaaggggaatttactatcactcccatttagcctatatttactaaagtTTCcctacattttatttttattctaataTTTTCCTGCTTTTagacttttacatctctttctcccctattCTTTTTAAATACAGATTACCCTCCTCACTTGGAACctattaaacttttttcaaattgattggttcaaattgATTGGGAATGAAAATCAATACTTTACATGGGTCCCATTTCTCCATTAGAGGGTGGTGAGTTCCCATAAATTTAAATCCCTTTTCAATGtggatttatattaaaaaaaaatgtggaaagATTAAGTGATCCATATCAATATTGGTTGAGAATGATTCAGATCCAatacttttttcaatttttgtataattttttcaaGCACTAAAACCATGTGTCACAATCCTAACGGAGAATGTAACATAAATTCGATACTAATCAAAAATTAGTATCGGCAGAGATCGATACCAATTCAAtaccagtaaaaaaaaaaaaatagattactaaacttgtgatgatggatgagacaaaagaaaaaaaataataataaataaacaataaccttgaagatggatgagataaaaaaaaaataatagtaatagataaataatatctttaagtgaCTCAATACAAATGCattaaacaaaaattgaaaaaatataaaatagaaaaataacgaTATGGGAGTCAATGAGGAGTTTGAGT of Macadamia integrifolia cultivar HAES 741 unplaced genomic scaffold, SCU_Mint_v3 scaffold108, whole genome shotgun sequence contains these proteins:
- the LOC122062617 gene encoding disease resistance protein RUN1-like is translated as MASSSGATTSSTTSRQPSPYDVFVNFRGPDTRTNFTSLLYKALIKDGVRAYRDSEELWEGEEICPSLIRAIQGSEISIPIFSKNYAESKYCLRELAEIWECHVSNGQAILPVFIDVEPRNVGHQKGSFERPFQEHQRKCDSTEVKSWKNALKEVGNLKGWPLKGEATIEDQSILVELIGQKVLRELRSSPLDECKHLVGIDSHIYKVLSLLNIGSDGVRFVAICGMSGLGKTTIAKSIYNRIFKSFDGSSFLTDVREEASQGNKGLVSLQNRLIKDILKRGHDVSIVSQGSTLTEKLLQGKKVLILDDVDDHVQLNVLAGESNWFSQGSRVIITTRDDQSLNPHKVDKDIQIYNPDGLDFENSLQLLSLHAFSKNKPPEKFMQLSRQIVCYAEGLPLTLEVLGSFLYDKNKEECEDALGGLKDILDNKVSGLTMRSYDDKVFAKLMISYNNLSDYVKIIFLDIACHFIGWEMEETISMWEACELRPRLAIKECTQ
- the LOC122062593 gene encoding disease resistance protein RUN1-like, whose amino-acid sequence is MHDQIQFMGRRIVSKESHKDPAKRSRLWSHHVILKVFEKGMGTQMAEGILLPFEVCNLSFEDFAKMPNLRFLKVSDRCDNLNGDFSHLPSQLRWFRWQCCPLKILSTNFYHEELVHLDLSSSNINLAWNDTPQNKNKLFQKLKVLILSYCWDLCVSSNLFSWFPCLKRLDLSCCNSLLELPYNICQMASLQILIFNNCESFNKLPMSIGALKHLVKFLICGTNIEELPDGVGQLEKLKELDVSHCCKLVRLPTSMGRMRSLLYLNLDYTMIAKLPNDFSKLISSLEVLKMGMEELDNQTDYKRLQPLLINMSGFPSQLQVLYLEGYMNLESIPKLPSSLTHLEVKKCNSLQIISDLSHLESLKELLLYDCRSLVRLSDLSNLKSLRKLSICNCENLEEIHGLEGTQSLQQLKAPGCHKLTETTRKILGQGRLIDNVGQSVQGSNSIAADDHHIYQALPILCVVFALTSGKMWEQPKFVAGELLTITLWVNAYIRWGVKRTFCRYSIRIEDIKFTKRDIIYIHHFKGFDWFGFPLGCNDAIEELSVDIDFIFRHSNSGYYCSDQMGAHVKLWKVLFENKDSEQQMPNQESSAMLVADFFRWSDAVDDEVGIINDGLKQQMPRVSGFFRWVNVVDDVLTSNDGSIRQTQDFPILRIQCSHPSMKKAMLRAGKRALHEKDLDEAGPSKLKRQY
- the LOC122062616 gene encoding uncharacterized mitochondrial protein AtMg00810-like, with the translated sequence MDDCKPVQTPMATTASSSSGGALMTDPTPYWSIVGALYYATLMRPDIAFYVNCACQHMHEPTEEHWALVKRILHYMKHTRFHGLLLERSPNVTLQAFSDADWVGSSLDRHSTGDFAIFLGPNLIS